From the Natrarchaeobaculum aegyptiacum genome, one window contains:
- a CDS encoding DUF4129 domain-containing protein, whose translation MDSSGDVGEEPSGIGPDWGQVALVGLAVAILALTAVAAPALGGAGLGDAFDGVGDGAGDSSELPSLGEEGPPGGGDGGDEVGEGGGETDADGTDGGGAETSDADDGETGALPDDRRAGADSDEVGPEAGLEAQDADPESGEPGAEESEAAADGESVSDGADGDADAVDGEFDGGDGDDLEGAGDESDGSFDDGDTSGTADGGEADDPAFGDDGSGEGVDGDESMNADGDSGESDGDAGDAEADDGDGAADDSAADDSDEATFDVGDDDSDTTTSDDGTDDAGDGVDGDGGDDAAAGGEDESEAPADDERDLLEDGADGEAGASYGISVEDELTPGGEATVTVTEDGEPLEGATVFFDGDSVGTTDVDGRVTGTVPYTTELEVTIDPDGASQPSIVRGAGAPGSGGPQLSATTFDPGVTPQAANDTFEVTAETALEVDDPLVAGAETTVTATVNDVPIPEGTVLIAGEEVGTTDDDGTATVTVPESVADDGDADGDDEAQTTTVAVERDEIRAERVVPVRLLEVDVDSLLALPGRTVDVSVTDGDEPVDGATIALAAGGDADIDETGSAVTTTENGTASVDLPVAGAATIGASHDGATAETTVDGLYRNAAILGLVVVGAVALVARTVAGRVEVSRDAVRSLPARIVAFVASLGNRAVDAVVRLADGIARLGHWVATQSRSVLRALERAARWLIGLPRALADRGLVALAALDPRRLWRWLRATVAALLASSQDRLERVQSSRSGDGAGSTEGSTGGVDETVAARVRDLWAEFVRLVRPPSLRTKTPGEVGRYAVGKGLPERPVRTVVDAFRDVEYGRRAPDDERLERVRSAVDAVDSDGSEDLESDTGADSSIPPEAGESPFDRDATGGDES comes from the coding sequence ATGGATAGTTCAGGAGACGTGGGCGAGGAACCCTCGGGGATCGGTCCGGACTGGGGACAGGTCGCGCTGGTCGGCCTCGCGGTCGCGATCCTCGCGCTCACGGCTGTCGCTGCCCCCGCACTCGGCGGCGCTGGGCTCGGCGACGCCTTCGACGGCGTGGGGGACGGTGCCGGCGACTCGAGCGAGCTTCCATCGCTGGGTGAGGAGGGCCCACCGGGTGGTGGCGATGGAGGCGACGAGGTCGGTGAAGGCGGTGGCGAAACGGACGCGGACGGTACTGACGGGGGTGGCGCAGAGACGAGTGATGCCGACGATGGCGAGACTGGGGCTCTCCCGGACGACCGTCGAGCGGGTGCAGATTCAGACGAAGTTGGCCCCGAAGCCGGTCTCGAGGCCCAGGACGCCGACCCCGAGTCGGGTGAACCGGGAGCCGAGGAGTCTGAGGCGGCTGCTGACGGCGAGAGCGTATCCGACGGTGCGGACGGGGACGCGGACGCTGTCGACGGCGAATTCGATGGTGGGGATGGCGACGACCTCGAGGGCGCCGGCGACGAGTCGGACGGATCGTTCGACGACGGCGATACGAGCGGGACGGCAGACGGTGGCGAGGCGGACGACCCAGCGTTCGGAGACGACGGATCTGGTGAGGGTGTCGACGGCGACGAGTCGATGAACGCAGACGGCGACAGCGGCGAATCGGACGGCGACGCTGGCGACGCCGAGGCAGACGACGGCGACGGCGCTGCGGACGACAGTGCCGCTGACGACAGTGACGAAGCGACGTTCGACGTCGGAGACGACGATTCGGACACGACCACGTCGGACGACGGAACCGACGATGCCGGTGACGGTGTCGACGGCGACGGGGGCGACGACGCCGCCGCAGGCGGTGAGGACGAGTCCGAAGCCCCGGCGGATGACGAGCGCGACCTGCTCGAGGACGGCGCAGACGGAGAGGCAGGCGCGAGCTACGGCATCTCCGTCGAGGACGAGTTGACGCCCGGCGGCGAGGCGACGGTCACCGTCACCGAGGACGGCGAGCCCCTCGAGGGTGCAACGGTCTTTTTCGACGGTGACTCCGTGGGAACGACGGACGTCGACGGCCGGGTGACGGGGACGGTCCCGTACACGACCGAACTCGAGGTGACGATCGATCCCGACGGTGCGAGCCAGCCGTCGATCGTTCGCGGGGCCGGTGCGCCCGGGTCGGGCGGTCCACAGCTCTCTGCCACGACGTTCGATCCGGGCGTCACGCCGCAGGCGGCCAACGACACCTTCGAGGTGACCGCCGAGACCGCTCTCGAGGTCGACGACCCACTCGTCGCGGGTGCGGAGACGACGGTGACGGCGACGGTAAACGACGTGCCGATTCCGGAGGGGACGGTCCTGATCGCTGGCGAGGAAGTCGGGACGACCGACGACGACGGCACGGCGACGGTTACCGTTCCCGAATCGGTCGCCGACGACGGCGACGCGGACGGCGACGACGAGGCCCAGACGACGACCGTCGCAGTCGAGCGCGACGAGATCCGTGCCGAACGGGTGGTCCCGGTCCGACTGCTCGAGGTCGACGTTGACTCGCTCCTCGCGCTCCCCGGACGGACGGTCGACGTCTCGGTCACGGATGGCGACGAGCCGGTCGACGGTGCCACGATCGCCCTCGCAGCGGGTGGCGACGCCGACATCGACGAGACCGGATCGGCGGTCACAACGACCGAGAACGGGACCGCCAGCGTCGACCTCCCGGTCGCGGGCGCGGCGACGATCGGAGCGAGCCACGACGGGGCGACCGCCGAGACGACCGTCGACGGCCTCTACCGGAACGCGGCGATCCTCGGACTGGTCGTCGTTGGAGCCGTCGCACTCGTGGCCCGGACGGTCGCCGGACGGGTCGAGGTCTCACGGGACGCGGTCCGCTCGCTTCCCGCGCGCATCGTCGCGTTCGTCGCCTCGCTCGGGAACCGGGCCGTCGACGCCGTCGTCCGACTCGCCGACGGCATCGCGCGTCTCGGCCACTGGGTCGCCACCCAGTCCCGGAGCGTCCTTCGCGCACTCGAGCGGGCCGCCCGGTGGCTGATCGGCCTGCCACGGGCGCTGGCCGACCGGGGACTGGTCGCGCTGGCCGCGCTCGATCCGCGACGACTCTGGCGCTGGCTGCGTGCGACCGTCGCCGCGCTGCTCGCGTCCTCGCAGGACCGCCTCGAGCGCGTCCAGTCTTCGCGATCTGGAGATGGGGCGGGCTCGACCGAGGGCTCCACGGGAGGCGTCGACGAGACGGTCGCCGCGAGGGTGCGCGATCTCTGGGCGGAGTTCGTTCGGCTGGTCCGGCCCCCGAGCCTGCGCACGAAGACGCCAGGCGAGGTCGGCCGCTACGCGGTCGGAAAGGGACTGCCGGAGCGCCCCGTTCGAACCGTCGTCGACGCCTTCCGCGACGTGGAGTACGGCCGGCGGGCGCCGGACGACGAGCGCCTCGAGCGGGTTCGGTCGGCCGTCGACGCGGTCGATAGCGATGGATCTGAGGACCTCGAGTCGGACACCGGGGCGGACTCGAGCATTCCCCCGGAGGCAGGTGAGAGCCCCTTCGACCGCGACGCCACCGGAGGTGACGAGTCGTGA
- a CDS encoding DJ-1/PfpI family protein, whose translation MVDTTAEIVVFDGVDELDAIGPYEVLENAAQAGASVETSLVTLEETDYVTASHDLRFEPQGTLGEPDLLIVPGGGWTTANEGVRAAVEDDGLPDAVDACYTAGSTVGSVCTGAMALAAAGLLEGRPAATHPVAVDDLEAHAANVVEERIVDDGDVLTAGGVTSGIDLALWLVEREFGEAIAESVADEMAHERRGEVFG comes from the coding sequence ATGGTCGACACGACTGCCGAAATCGTCGTCTTCGACGGCGTCGACGAACTCGACGCGATCGGGCCCTACGAGGTCCTCGAGAACGCCGCCCAGGCCGGTGCCAGCGTAGAGACGAGTCTCGTGACCCTCGAGGAGACGGACTACGTAACCGCAAGTCACGACCTCCGGTTCGAACCACAGGGAACCCTCGGCGAACCAGACCTGTTGATCGTCCCCGGTGGCGGCTGGACGACCGCGAACGAAGGGGTGCGAGCAGCGGTCGAAGACGACGGGCTCCCCGACGCCGTCGACGCCTGCTACACCGCCGGGTCGACGGTCGGCTCGGTCTGTACCGGCGCGATGGCGCTGGCGGCAGCCGGCCTGCTCGAGGGGCGGCCGGCCGCGACCCACCCCGTCGCCGTCGACGACCTCGAGGCCCACGCCGCGAACGTGGTCGAGGAGCGCATCGTCGACGACGGGGACGTGCTGACGGCTGGCGGCGTCACCTCCGGGATCGACCTCGCGCTGTGGCTGGTCGAGCGGGAGTTCGGCGAGGCGATCGCCGAGTCGGTCGCCGACGAGATGGCTCACGAGCGCCGAGGGGAGGTCTTCGGCTAG
- a CDS encoding endonuclease NucS domain-containing protein, which yields MIDESIRVLAGDCTVIAEGADREEYRGRVTTIVKPDNTVLVHDVDGYQPVAWLTRADTVSSDRANDFALVAKKADQTLRIAAHEQDGFAHYPGSVAGTPVGTCPDCDGALVRSKGVHCVGCGTRYGVPTDATIHADGNRCDCGLPRMRVERGLAFNVCLDRDCESLDEAVQTAFDRAWDCPASDCDGDLRILRRGGLIAGCEHYPDCDSGFVVPTGVVDGECACGLPTFDTTTGRRCLDATCEEYAGAKPVSDADTTLEDGEPSPELEASTE from the coding sequence ATGATCGACGAGTCGATTCGCGTCCTCGCGGGTGACTGCACCGTCATCGCCGAAGGGGCCGACCGCGAGGAGTATCGCGGTCGGGTGACCACGATCGTCAAACCCGACAATACCGTCCTCGTCCACGACGTCGACGGCTACCAGCCGGTCGCCTGGCTCACCAGAGCCGACACCGTCTCGAGCGACCGCGCCAACGACTTCGCGCTGGTCGCGAAGAAAGCCGACCAGACCCTCCGGATCGCCGCCCACGAACAGGACGGCTTCGCCCACTATCCGGGCTCGGTTGCGGGAACGCCGGTCGGCACCTGCCCGGACTGCGACGGCGCGCTCGTGCGCTCGAAGGGCGTCCACTGCGTCGGCTGTGGCACCCGCTACGGCGTCCCAACGGACGCGACGATCCACGCCGACGGCAACCGCTGTGACTGTGGCCTCCCACGGATGCGTGTCGAACGCGGCCTCGCGTTCAACGTCTGTCTCGACCGCGACTGTGAGTCACTCGACGAGGCGGTTCAGACGGCCTTCGATCGCGCGTGGGACTGTCCAGCGTCCGACTGCGACGGCGACCTCCGGATTCTCCGACGCGGCGGCCTCATCGCCGGCTGTGAGCACTACCCCGACTGCGATTCAGGGTTCGTGGTCCCCACTGGCGTCGTCGACGGCGAGTGCGCCTGTGGGCTTCCGACGTTCGACACCACCACCGGCCGGCGCTGTCTGGACGCCACCTGCGAGGAATACGCTGGTGCCAAACCGGTGAGCGACGCCGACACCACGCTCGAGGACGGCGAGCCGTCACCCGAACTCGAGGCGTCCACCGAGTGA
- the endA gene encoding tRNA-intron lyase: MGTGLEGQFDEERGVVRVGGDARQRYYDSRGYGYPRSGNEIALAPVEAAHLLFRGDLEAVVDESGARLDFRAFVAREPGADFGVRFLVYADLRSRGFYLSPAAEPWVTDPPAADFAVFPRGKGPQDGEVEYALRVVGERTDIPATELRAGVLAVVDEESEITYFDVSQADPRGSSADSLPANCDADLLADRVVVWDPPVSLYESTFYGQPLEGREYDRPTLQCSLLEATYLAERGAIDLEPTTVYERGRTVEGERFDRRLAVYTALRDRGVVPKTGYKFGADFRTYADVESVDDLGHSELLVRVHPDEHVFEPRDLALDVRLAHGVRKTMVFALVGDVSVALGDDPGALTGEWPDDGDLEWWSIERVTP, from the coding sequence ATGGGTACGGGACTCGAGGGGCAATTCGACGAGGAGAGGGGCGTCGTCCGCGTGGGTGGCGACGCACGCCAGCGCTACTACGACTCGCGGGGCTACGGCTATCCCAGGTCGGGCAACGAGATCGCACTGGCACCGGTCGAGGCGGCTCACCTGCTCTTCAGGGGTGACCTCGAGGCCGTCGTCGACGAGTCGGGAGCACGACTGGACTTCCGGGCGTTCGTCGCGCGCGAACCCGGCGCGGATTTCGGCGTCCGTTTTCTGGTCTACGCGGACCTGCGCTCGCGCGGATTCTACCTCTCGCCTGCCGCCGAGCCGTGGGTCACGGACCCGCCTGCCGCCGACTTCGCGGTCTTCCCGCGGGGAAAAGGCCCTCAGGACGGCGAGGTCGAGTACGCCCTGCGGGTTGTCGGCGAACGGACCGACATTCCGGCAACCGAACTCCGGGCGGGCGTCCTCGCGGTCGTCGACGAGGAGAGTGAGATCACCTACTTCGACGTCAGTCAGGCCGATCCCCGCGGCTCGTCGGCCGACTCGCTCCCCGCGAACTGTGATGCCGACCTGCTGGCCGACCGCGTCGTCGTCTGGGACCCACCCGTGTCCCTCTACGAATCGACGTTCTACGGACAACCGCTGGAGGGCCGGGAGTACGACCGACCCACGCTCCAGTGTTCGCTGCTCGAGGCGACTTACCTGGCCGAGCGGGGCGCGATCGACCTCGAGCCGACGACGGTGTACGAGCGCGGGCGGACTGTCGAGGGTGAGCGATTCGATCGCCGGCTGGCGGTGTACACGGCGCTCCGTGACCGCGGCGTCGTCCCGAAGACGGGTTACAAGTTCGGCGCGGACTTCCGGACCTACGCCGACGTCGAGTCGGTCGACGACCTCGGTCACTCCGAGTTGCTGGTCCGGGTCCACCCCGACGAGCACGTCTTCGAACCGCGGGACCTCGCACTCGACGTTCGACTGGCCCACGGCGTCCGCAAGACCATGGTGTTCGCGCTGGTCGGAGACGTGTCGGTGGCGCTTGGCGACGATCCCGGGGCTCTGACGGGCGAGTGGCCCGACGACGGCGACCTCGAGTGGTGGTCGATCGAACGGGTGACACCCTGA
- a CDS encoding cell division protein FtsZ: MQLEVIGVGGAGGRIADAIAAADARGAEDGATPSFVGTAYAFDTDGEAVTALESIPVARRHRYGETIENGLEGNLQEGFATGEEYADELSRQLDAGQPSIADAFLVCVGLGGATGGGTVPALVSNFQRLYDAPVYVLATLPARSELEESADDRLEPRAGGGNATPDREDVRQVRPFAEENAVRTLDRLDGLADAVLCFDNDAWVRDSERLHDVRDRLNADLATRVQAFFAAVADDAGGTPQAESVVDASDVRRILGSETAVATIGYGSQQVETGGGSRFGLGIFASREHVDTGEAVRAVETVIGKALRGRLTLDCEPQAAERALLLVGGPPAWLNRQAIADGRSRLESETGSAAILTGDAPRPEGESVFAVVVLAGVGSTPRLEALREGTRPLENRRGRERDS, from the coding sequence ATGCAACTCGAGGTGATCGGCGTCGGCGGGGCCGGCGGTCGGATCGCCGACGCGATCGCGGCTGCCGACGCTCGCGGGGCCGAAGACGGTGCGACCCCTTCGTTCGTGGGCACCGCGTACGCGTTCGACACCGACGGCGAGGCCGTGACGGCGCTCGAATCGATCCCCGTCGCGAGACGACACCGGTACGGAGAGACGATCGAGAACGGACTCGAGGGAAACCTCCAGGAGGGGTTTGCGACGGGCGAGGAGTACGCCGACGAACTGAGTCGCCAGCTCGACGCCGGCCAGCCCTCGATCGCCGACGCGTTTCTCGTCTGCGTCGGACTCGGCGGGGCGACCGGCGGCGGGACGGTCCCGGCGCTGGTCTCGAACTTCCAGCGGCTCTACGACGCCCCGGTCTACGTCCTCGCGACGCTCCCGGCACGGAGCGAACTCGAGGAGTCGGCGGACGACCGCCTCGAGCCGCGGGCGGGCGGTGGCAACGCGACCCCCGATCGGGAAGACGTCCGGCAGGTCCGCCCGTTCGCCGAGGAGAACGCCGTGCGGACGCTCGATCGGCTCGACGGACTGGCCGACGCCGTCCTCTGTTTCGACAACGACGCGTGGGTGCGAGATAGCGAGCGACTCCACGACGTTCGCGACCGGCTCAACGCCGACCTCGCGACGCGCGTGCAGGCGTTCTTCGCAGCGGTCGCCGACGATGCCGGCGGGACCCCGCAGGCAGAGAGCGTCGTCGACGCGAGCGACGTCAGACGGATTCTCGGTTCCGAGACCGCCGTCGCCACGATCGGCTACGGTTCCCAGCAGGTCGAAACCGGCGGTGGCTCCCGCTTTGGCCTCGGGATCTTCGCTTCGAGAGAGCACGTCGATACGGGCGAGGCTGTCCGCGCGGTCGAGACTGTAATCGGCAAAGCCCTTCGAGGGCGGCTCACCCTCGACTGTGAACCGCAGGCAGCCGAGCGAGCGCTCTTGCTGGTCGGTGGCCCGCCGGCCTGGCTCAACCGCCAGGCGATTGCCGACGGCCGGTCGCGCCTCGAGTCCGAGACGGGATCGGCGGCGATCCTGACCGGTGACGCGCCACGGCCCGAGGGTGAGTCGGTGTTCGCCGTCGTCGTCCTCGCCGGCGTCGGTTCGACGCCGCGTCTCGAGGCGCTTCGGGAGGGAACCCGGCCGCTCGAGAACCGTCGTGGCCGCGAGCGCGACTCGTAG
- a CDS encoding DUF58 domain-containing protein, which yields MRRVPRWHSAVIASIVLVAAGFLVGSAGLVLAAIVPITVLAYAALSSVSDPEAVLGLERECTPATPLPGERVEVTLTVRNESDRTLPDVRVIDGVPDELEVLEGTARKAVTLRAGEEATLSYVLRPRRGSYAFEETWVRVRSLSATAVATASVAAAGDDALECTVPVDGLPLHRRTIPFVGAVATDSGGPGYEFHSTRDYQQGDPLNRIDWRRYARTGELGTVRYREQEAANVIVVVDGREQARVAAAHGHPDGVTLSAYAGVVTASALASMGHSVGVAALGIAGDIPGVYTGPPAYVEPGMGADVGGRVARVCDAVAARGTSPADDATRAGNGPRGEPRTSPQVHARADGGARAADHLDALFPPNAQLVVCTPVVDDHVVDLALALRRRGYPLSVVSPDVTARDDVGARLASVRRNARLERLRRVDAPVVDWDPSVTLASALEHGFGEVIR from the coding sequence ATGCGTAGAGTCCCGCGCTGGCACTCGGCGGTGATCGCCTCGATCGTCCTCGTGGCGGCCGGCTTCCTCGTCGGCTCGGCCGGTCTCGTTCTCGCCGCGATCGTGCCGATTACGGTCCTGGCCTACGCCGCGCTCTCGTCGGTTTCCGACCCGGAAGCGGTACTCGGCCTCGAGCGCGAGTGTACGCCCGCAACGCCGCTGCCGGGTGAACGCGTCGAGGTGACGCTCACGGTTCGAAACGAGAGCGACCGGACGCTGCCCGACGTGCGGGTGATCGACGGCGTTCCCGACGAACTCGAGGTGCTCGAGGGAACAGCGAGGAAGGCGGTGACCCTCCGGGCCGGCGAGGAGGCCACTCTCTCGTACGTGCTGCGCCCCCGTCGGGGCTCGTACGCCTTCGAGGAGACGTGGGTGCGCGTCCGGAGCCTGAGCGCGACCGCCGTCGCCACCGCCTCGGTTGCTGCCGCCGGGGACGACGCCCTCGAGTGTACGGTCCCGGTCGACGGGCTGCCGTTGCACCGCCGGACGATCCCGTTCGTCGGCGCAGTCGCGACCGACAGTGGCGGGCCGGGCTACGAGTTCCACTCGACGCGGGACTACCAGCAGGGCGATCCGCTGAACCGGATCGACTGGCGGCGGTACGCCCGCACGGGCGAACTCGGGACCGTCCGATACCGAGAACAGGAGGCCGCGAACGTCATCGTCGTCGTCGACGGGCGCGAGCAGGCCCGCGTGGCGGCGGCTCACGGACATCCAGACGGCGTCACCCTCTCGGCGTACGCCGGCGTCGTCACCGCGAGCGCGCTCGCGTCGATGGGCCACAGTGTCGGCGTCGCCGCCCTCGGAATCGCCGGTGACATCCCCGGCGTCTACACCGGCCCGCCGGCGTACGTCGAACCCGGGATGGGTGCCGACGTCGGTGGTCGGGTCGCGCGCGTCTGTGACGCCGTCGCGGCCCGTGGAACCAGCCCAGCCGACGACGCGACCCGCGCTGGGAACGGACCGAGAGGCGAACCCAGAACCTCTCCGCAGGTCCACGCCCGCGCAGATGGCGGCGCTCGAGCCGCCGACCACCTCGACGCGCTCTTCCCGCCGAACGCCCAGCTCGTCGTCTGCACGCCGGTCGTCGACGACCACGTGGTCGACCTCGCACTCGCGTTGCGCCGCCGGGGCTACCCCCTCTCGGTCGTCTCGCCGGACGTGACCGCCCGAGACGACGTCGGCGCTCGACTCGCCAGCGTCCGTCGCAACGCTCGCCTCGAGCGACTCCGCCGGGTGGACGCCCCCGTCGTCGACTGGGACCCGTCGGTGACCCTCGCGTCCGCGCTCGAGCACGGGTTCGGGGAGGTGATCCGCTGA
- a CDS encoding DUF7269 family protein — MSRSLLDALLVCVALVALVFGALLAVVPGLVPPAIEDQILTLERSLDPDLALLAIGVLVGLFAIWRSYFSGASDVGDSAPTRDNRATAASDARGTAATDVAVVGQRTSEDVDRIIEALQRGRSVDTDPIRADVRDALTTVETARGHSPEAAAERIATGAWTDDRIAATFLGDERAGRLTLWHRLRAWLFPGRTVERRLERTLAELERYADARAAVDDARTGAGSSGNEGGSEDA, encoded by the coding sequence GTGAGTCGATCGCTCCTCGACGCCCTCCTCGTCTGCGTCGCGCTGGTAGCGCTCGTTTTCGGTGCGCTACTCGCGGTCGTCCCCGGTCTCGTCCCGCCTGCAATCGAAGACCAGATTCTGACGCTCGAGCGCTCGCTCGACCCCGACCTCGCATTGCTCGCCATCGGCGTGCTCGTCGGTCTGTTCGCCATCTGGCGGTCGTACTTTTCCGGGGCGAGCGACGTCGGCGACAGTGCTCCGACTCGAGACAACCGTGCAACTGCGGCGAGTGACGCCCGCGGGACTGCAGCGACAGACGTCGCGGTCGTCGGCCAGCGCACGAGCGAGGACGTCGACCGGATTATCGAGGCCCTCCAGCGCGGCCGCTCGGTCGACACGGACCCGATCCGCGCGGACGTTCGGGACGCGCTGACGACCGTCGAGACTGCACGCGGGCACTCACCCGAGGCGGCAGCCGAGCGAATCGCTACCGGTGCCTGGACCGACGACCGGATCGCCGCGACCTTTCTCGGCGACGAGCGGGCTGGCCGGCTCACGCTCTGGCACCGCCTCCGGGCGTGGCTCTTCCCCGGTCGGACCGTCGAGCGCCGACTCGAGCGAACGCTCGCCGAACTCGAGCGCTACGCCGATGCCCGGGCGGCGGTCGACGACGCCAGAACGGGTGCGGGCTCGAGTGGAAACGAAGGGGGTAGCGAGGATGCGTAG
- a CDS encoding universal stress protein, whose product MTIVVPFDGSPLAEAALVRATDLCDALEQPVLAVSVIPRGNAKYARERGWLEPGEAFDGDAIVGSLHRQVTSLAPSANFRHEAVGRYAPTGSIARTIRRVAIEENASMVVLGSENAGRIVTAMSTVGTNVAADDRYDVLIVRHATPARVARVRA is encoded by the coding sequence GTGACGATCGTCGTCCCCTTCGACGGCTCGCCGCTCGCCGAAGCGGCGCTGGTCCGTGCGACCGACCTGTGTGACGCCCTCGAGCAGCCGGTACTGGCGGTGAGCGTGATTCCGCGGGGTAACGCCAAGTACGCGAGAGAGCGAGGCTGGCTCGAGCCGGGTGAAGCGTTCGACGGGGATGCCATCGTCGGCTCGCTCCACCGGCAGGTCACCAGTCTCGCACCCAGTGCGAACTTCAGACACGAGGCCGTCGGTCGGTACGCACCGACCGGCTCGATCGCACGGACGATCCGCCGGGTCGCAATCGAAGAAAACGCCTCGATGGTCGTTCTCGGCAGCGAGAACGCCGGCCGGATCGTTACCGCGATGTCGACCGTCGGGACGAACGTCGCGGCCGACGACCGCTACGACGTCCTCATCGTGCGCCACGCGACGCCGGCACGGGTCGCGCGAGTCAGGGCCTGA
- a CDS encoding stage II sporulation protein M has translation MDGTERDDRSSGDDDGGFEFGSEPRPVSEESTVEESPDRRRTENSERRIKVDLRDGSTQRERSPDATDAVGRGGRGPGRGPAPGAGAGPNALRNWTVLLALLGLTSFVTAIVALEARDASIAATGASLLGVVFLVAALAARRFPAVADVLSAGWIEHRRTTWFSIGLFAFGIVIGGLLLALGVDLFEFVFEMLEEEFEELVPEDPEADEAAQIEFTATFFIANNSIPFLMTIVGALSVGMLTLAILVFNGVIVGNLGAAMAGLIGIDYVVLGLAPHGIFELAAIFLGAAVGFRIVSRFAERIAGRRDAFFTRAYLSQTAALVVFAWLLLVLAAFVEAYVTPELLEFFFAEQLEGESEEPGLP, from the coding sequence ATGGACGGCACCGAGCGCGACGACCGCTCGAGCGGGGACGACGACGGCGGATTCGAGTTCGGTTCCGAGCCGCGACCCGTTTCGGAGGAGTCGACCGTCGAAGAATCGCCGGACAGACGACGTACCGAAAACAGCGAGCGACGCATCAAAGTCGACCTGCGGGACGGATCGACGCAGCGAGAGCGGTCACCGGACGCGACGGACGCCGTCGGACGAGGCGGACGCGGTCCCGGCCGCGGCCCTGCCCCGGGTGCCGGTGCCGGCCCGAACGCGCTGCGTAACTGGACGGTCCTGCTCGCGCTCCTCGGGTTGACGTCGTTCGTGACGGCCATCGTCGCCCTCGAGGCCAGGGACGCCTCGATTGCCGCAACCGGGGCCTCGCTGCTCGGCGTGGTCTTTCTCGTCGCCGCACTCGCCGCCCGTCGGTTCCCCGCAGTCGCCGACGTCCTCTCTGCGGGCTGGATCGAACACCGTCGCACGACCTGGTTTTCGATCGGGCTGTTCGCGTTCGGAATCGTCATCGGCGGGCTCTTGCTGGCCCTCGGTGTCGACCTCTTCGAGTTCGTCTTCGAGATGCTCGAGGAGGAATTCGAGGAGCTGGTACCCGAGGATCCGGAGGCCGACGAGGCGGCCCAGATCGAGTTCACCGCGACGTTCTTCATCGCGAATAACTCGATTCCGTTCCTGATGACGATCGTCGGCGCGCTCTCGGTCGGTATGCTAACGCTCGCCATTCTGGTGTTCAACGGCGTGATCGTCGGCAACCTCGGCGCGGCGATGGCCGGCCTCATCGGGATCGACTACGTCGTCCTCGGACTCGCCCCCCACGGAATCTTCGAGCTGGCAGCCATCTTCCTCGGTGCCGCGGTGGGCTTTCGGATCGTCTCCCGGTTCGCCGAGCGGATCGCCGGCCGTCGTGACGCGTTCTTCACGCGCGCATACCTCTCCCAGACCGCCGCGCTCGTCGTCTTCGCGTGGCTCTTGCTCGTACTGGCCGCGTTCGTCGAAGCCTACGTCACCCCCGAACTGCTCGAGTTCTTCTTCGCCGAGCAACTCGAGGGTGAAAGCGAGGAACCGGGACTGCCCTGA